In the genome of Haemophilus pittmaniae, one region contains:
- a CDS encoding surface-adhesin E family protein, translating into MKKLVFTFLGVALLAGCSAVQSPLPQEEVTLSPPSKDREGYVRLVKDKNYYIDTSSIWVDNQDLNQVHFDAVVNLDKGLYVYPKETRRYARSVRQYKILNCKNFHLTQVRTDFYDDFWGEGLRAAPKKQEKYSISLKPNTTLYAAAQIICVNSDRKPSLELEGSQVK; encoded by the coding sequence ATGAAAAAATTGGTATTCACATTTTTAGGTGTAGCCCTTTTAGCAGGTTGTTCTGCTGTTCAATCCCCCCTTCCACAAGAAGAGGTGACATTAAGCCCTCCCTCTAAAGATAGAGAAGGCTATGTTCGGTTAGTAAAAGATAAAAACTACTATATTGATACTAGTTCTATCTGGGTGGATAACCAAGATTTAAATCAAGTGCATTTTGATGCAGTGGTGAATTTGGATAAGGGTTTATATGTGTATCCAAAAGAAACAAGACGTTATGCGCGTTCCGTTCGCCAATATAAAATCCTAAACTGTAAGAATTTCCACTTAACTCAGGTTCGTACAGATTTTTATGATGACTTTTGGGGCGAAGGTTTGCGTGCAGCACCGAAAAAACAGGAAAAATATTCCATTAGCTTAAAACCGAATACGACGCTTTATGCTGCCGCTCAAATTATTTGTGTGAATTCAGATAGAAAGCCTTCTTTAGAGTTAGAAGGCTCACAAGTGAAATAA